TTATTGGCGGTAAAGACTACCTTACTGTTGTGGTAGATTTCCAACTTTACTCCATTGTCTTGGTAGTAATCCCCATTTTTGGAGTATGCTTTAAGGATTACCATAGTCCTATAGCCTTGAATATCTAATGCGGACTTTGGGTTCACCAGCGAGCTTACCCGATAGCTACGATCGGATGATTCGTTAGCCATGGCGTAGTTTGCCGAGGTAATGATATCTTCGAGTTGGTACGTGTCCTTTACCCCTAGGTGCTTTGCGGTGTAATCCTTATCGGCGTTGTTGCTGATGTAGCGGAACGAAGAGGTTAGCGTGCCAATAACCTCTCGGTTTTGGGGCGTATTGGCAAGCGGCTTAAACCTTACCGAGCCATCGAGTTTGGTATAGCCTAGCGTAGCAAGTGCCTTCTCGAATCGGTGCTGCTGCGACTTTATGCCCAACGTTTTTGCCGACATAAATGGAATGTAGGTAAACGCAGATAGCACCACGATTACCCCAAGCGAGAGGTACAGGTAGCGGCCCAGCTTGTTGCTGATAAGCACCAGCGAGGTCACGGTTAAAAAGGCTCCGCCAATCAGCAGGTAGATGCGATCTTCGGTAAAGCCGTACTCGTTTACGCGGTATATCGTTCCAATCCAAAAGAGCACCAAGGCGGGCAGCACAAAGTACGAAAGGTTACGGTACAGCCATCCGAAGTAATCCTTCGACAGCAGGTACGAAACCATTTTGAGCAGGTAGGCGGCAATCCCGAATCCGAACACCATGTAGGCCACATTTCCCTTAGGCAGCTCCCACTGAAGCGCCACCTTAACGAAGTAGGCGTAGAATATCAGCATGTAGACAATAATGGCCGGCGTAAGGATGTAGTTAAAGAGTATCTCGGTAAACCTATTCTTAAGCGTAAGCCTTAGGCTATTGTCGTTGAAGGCGAGGAACAGGATTGGGAAAAACCCGAGCCAAATAAGCACTGCAATACTCTCGATATCCTTCCCGCTGCTTTGCAGGTCGAAAAGGTAGTGTAGGCTCAGCTTTACCGATACGGTTAGCAGGAATACCACCCCGGCTACGAAGCCAGCGAATAGTAGCGCAACAGCGTTGTTGAGCACGTTCTCGGCAAAGCGCTCGTTGTCGCGGTAAAGCGGAAACGAGAGGTACGCCAGCGTTACGCATCCCATCGCTACAACGTAGTAGCTGCCGCTGGGCTCGACGTTGAAAAGGACAAAAGCGGCCAGCGAAAGCAACGATACCGCATAGTACGCCCATCGACTCGGATGGTTAACGGTAAGCTTATTGGCGATGTTGGTTAGCAGAAAAAGCATCGGATAGTAGAACGTTCGGTACTCTCCGTACCTCGTTGTGTAGATGCTTGTAATCCCAATTCCAACGGCTACTGCAGCCAGAATACACTCCATTGGATTTCCCTTCGC
This sequence is a window from Acetobacteroides hydrogenigenes. Protein-coding genes within it:
- a CDS encoding DUF4153 domain-containing protein, translated to MKQRIAKVAQALVNAAKGNPMECILAAVAVGIGITSIYTTRYGEYRTFYYPMLFLLTNIANKLTVNHPSRWAYYAVSLLSLAAFVLFNVEPSGSYYVVAMGCVTLAYLSFPLYRDNERFAENVLNNAVALLFAGFVAGVVFLLTVSVKLSLHYLFDLQSSGKDIESIAVLIWLGFFPILFLAFNDNSLRLTLKNRFTEILFNYILTPAIIVYMLIFYAYFVKVALQWELPKGNVAYMVFGFGIAAYLLKMVSYLLSKDYFGWLYRNLSYFVLPALVLFWIGTIYRVNEYGFTEDRIYLLIGGAFLTVTSLVLISNKLGRYLYLSLGVIVVLSAFTYIPFMSAKTLGIKSQQHRFEKALATLGYTKLDGSVRFKPLANTPQNREVIGTLTSSFRYISNNADKDYTAKHLGVKDTYQLEDIITSANYAMANESSDRSYRVSSLVNPKSALDIQGYRTMVILKAYSKNGDYYQDNGVKLEIYHNSKVVFTANKDSLLKAQLAKAGVSLRDAQEDGTQLTEQQQRLLYQIEIPGGVALVNRYNVSEDPYKVEDVELYGILLR